One window from the genome of Oryctolagus cuniculus chromosome 1, mOryCun1.1, whole genome shotgun sequence encodes:
- the LOC108176781 gene encoding NUT family member 2G encodes MPTSQPGLPSSCLPLDPNPCSPYKGHSLGLRIFDSELGPKSACEKCPFAQPLESALLGALCGARPGMEVGHVHVSATSCRQIVVRAWAPHIWPVSPTLRFMEFEEEEEMQMQKLEWMKGKPCQPPLVSPALLPQGPPAPVAVQQPGCAPRKASSKALPACPVPPRHQGPQDKTPKEIPPEAVKEYMEIMDTLLGPTPLSLEPPDGHPEEDTDEVFLENEGSCPDPEMLSYIEHLCSQVDFVTKVGWDAALGCKIQKMTLPGP; translated from the exons ATGCCCACCTCTCAGCCAGGCCTCCCatcctcctgcctgcccctggaCCCTAATCCCTGCTCCCCCTACAAGGGTCACAGTCTCGGGCTCAGGATCTTTGATTCTGAACTAGGACCCAAAAGCGCTTGTGAGAAATGTCCTTTTGCGCAGCCTCTGGAGTCAGCCCTACTTGGGGCTCTGTGTGGGGCCAGACCAGGCATGGAAGTG GGACATGTGCATGTGTCTGCCACCAGCTGCCGCCAGATTGTGGTCAGGGCGTGGGCCCCTCACATTTGGCCTGTGTCCCCCACGCTCAGGTTCATGGAgtttgaggaagaggaggagatgcAGATGCAGAAGCTGGAGTGGATGAAAGGGAAACCTTGCCAGCCCCCACTGGTCTCACCTGCACTGCTTCCTcaagggcccccagcccctgtggctgtCCAGCAGCCAG GGTGTGCCCCCAGGAAGGCCAGCTCCaaggccctgcctgcctgtccagTGCCACCCAGACACCAGGGGCCTCAGGACAAGACACCCAAGGAGATCCCACCAGAGGCCGTGAAGGAGTACATGGAAATCATGGACACGTTGCTGGGGCCAACACCCTTGTCCTTGGAGCCTCCCGATGGCCACCCAGAAGAGGACACAGATGAAGTTTTCCTGGAGAATGAGGGGTCATGCCCGGACCCGGAAATGCTGTCCTACATTGAACATCTATGCTCCCAGGTGGATTTTGTCACCAAGGTGGGTTGGGATGCAGCACTGGGATGCAAGATCCAAAAAATGACCCTGCCAGGCCCTTAA